In Lactococcus paracarnosus, a genomic segment contains:
- a CDS encoding UPF0223 family protein: MADNYQYPLDLRWTSQELGQVVAFFNQVEAFYETGVSRSALLAAYRVFKEVVPSKMQEKQMDRDFEKASGYSTYRALQEAKTSDRQSIKYQA, from the coding sequence ATGGCAGATAATTATCAATATCCCCTAGACTTAAGGTGGACAAGCCAAGAATTAGGACAGGTTGTCGCGTTTTTTAATCAGGTTGAAGCATTCTACGAGACAGGTGTGTCTCGCTCGGCTTTATTAGCTGCTTATCGTGTATTTAAAGAAGTCGTCCCTTCGAAAATGCAAGAGAAGCAAATGGACCGTGACTTTGAAAAAGCATCAGGATACTCGACTTACAGAGCCCTACAGGAGGCTAAAACTAGTGACCGACAATCGATTAAATATCAAGCTTGA
- the tig gene encoding trigger factor: protein MTASFEKTGVNNGTLTFTIEQDLIAKGLDAAFNKVKKNLNVPGFRKGKVSRTIFNKMYGEASLYEEALNAVLPESYDAAVAEAGIDPVAQPKIDIKSMNEGEAWEITADVVVKPEVKLGDYKNLEVSVTVDKDVTDADVDAKIEAAQKNLAELVIKADAAENGDTVVIDFEGKVDGVAFDGGTAENHSLELGSASFIPGYEEQLVGHKAGETIEVKVTFPEDYQAEDLAGKDAVFVTTIHEVKAKEVPEIDDELAKDIDEEVETLAELKEKYKTQLTEEKETQYTDAVETAAIETAVANAEIVELPGEMVHDEVHRAMNEFLGNMQQQGISADMYYQLTGTSEEQLHTQFEGDADKRVRTNLVIEAVAAAENFVTTQDEIDTEISELAESYNMPKEEVMKLLPTDMLKHDIAAKKAVEVITSTVVVK, encoded by the coding sequence ATGACTGCAAGTTTTGAAAAAACTGGTGTAAATAACGGGACTTTAACTTTTACAATCGAGCAAGATCTCATTGCAAAAGGTCTTGATGCAGCTTTCAATAAAGTTAAAAAGAACCTAAACGTACCTGGTTTCCGTAAAGGTAAAGTATCACGTACAATTTTTAACAAAATGTACGGTGAAGCATCACTTTATGAAGAAGCATTAAATGCTGTTTTACCTGAAAGCTATGACGCAGCTGTAGCTGAAGCTGGTATTGATCCAGTTGCGCAACCTAAAATTGATATTAAATCAATGAATGAAGGTGAAGCATGGGAAATTACAGCTGATGTTGTTGTAAAACCTGAAGTTAAACTTGGTGACTATAAAAACCTTGAAGTTTCTGTAACTGTTGACAAAGATGTGACTGATGCTGATGTTGATGCAAAAATTGAAGCAGCACAAAAAAATCTTGCTGAATTAGTTATCAAAGCAGATGCTGCTGAAAATGGTGATACTGTTGTCATCGATTTCGAAGGTAAAGTTGACGGTGTTGCGTTTGATGGCGGCACTGCAGAAAACCATAGCCTAGAACTTGGTTCTGCATCATTTATTCCTGGTTATGAAGAGCAATTAGTTGGTCATAAAGCTGGCGAAACTATCGAAGTGAAAGTAACTTTCCCTGAAGATTACCAAGCTGAAGATTTAGCTGGTAAAGATGCTGTCTTTGTCACAACGATTCATGAAGTTAAAGCTAAAGAAGTGCCTGAAATTGATGATGAATTAGCTAAAGATATCGACGAAGAAGTTGAAACATTAGCTGAACTTAAAGAAAAATATAAAACACAATTAACTGAAGAAAAAGAAACACAGTATACAGATGCTGTTGAGACAGCTGCGATTGAAACAGCTGTTGCAAATGCAGAAATCGTTGAGTTGCCAGGTGAAATGGTTCATGATGAAGTACACCGTGCCATGAATGAATTCCTTGGTAACATGCAACAACAAGGTATCTCTGCTGATATGTACTACCAATTAACAGGGACATCTGAAGAACAACTTCATACACAATTTGAAGGTGATGCTGACAAACGTGTTCGTACAAACCTAGTGATCGAAGCTGTAGCAGCTGCTGAAAACTTTGTGACAACACAAGACGAAATTGATACTGAAATTTCTGAATTAGCTGAATCATACAACATGCCTAAAGAAGAAGTGATGAAGCTTTTACCAACTGACATGCTTAAACATGATATTGCAGCTAAAAAAGCTGTAGAAGTGATCACTTCTACAGTAGTTGTAAAATAG
- a CDS encoding DUF2829 domain-containing protein, with the protein MKFEQILPILKNGGKAVRTTGWGGAENFVKLFQTITLETGETLDVTPYFLINVSGEGEGYSMWSPTPCDILANDWQIVA; encoded by the coding sequence ATGAAATTTGAACAGATATTACCAATTCTCAAAAACGGCGGAAAAGCCGTACGCACAACAGGTTGGGGTGGCGCTGAAAATTTTGTCAAACTTTTTCAGACCATCACACTAGAAACAGGCGAAACCCTAGACGTGACGCCCTATTTTTTGATCAATGTATCAGGTGAAGGTGAAGGCTACTCTATGTGGAGTCCAACACCATGTGATATTTTAGCAAATGACTGGCAAATTGTTGCCTAA
- a CDS encoding 5'-methylthioadenosine/adenosylhomocysteine nucleosidase — MKLGIIAAMDEELKVLTQTIQEVTKASHHGVVFYTGTIGRHEVVLVKSGIGKVMSTIAVTLLAEVFKVDGIINTGSAGGVGLGLNVGDVVIADRLAYHDVDVTAFGYAFGQMAGQDLYYHSSKYFVSELKKADPNAKTGLVTSSDSFISSKARQLEIKSHFPDVLAVEMEGAAIAQAATALGKPFVVVRSISDTADGQAATNFDEFIIHAGEKSARTLIKMLETMV; from the coding sequence ATGAAATTAGGCATTATTGCAGCAATGGATGAAGAACTTAAAGTGTTAACCCAAACAATTCAAGAGGTGACTAAAGCCAGCCATCATGGGGTTGTTTTCTATACAGGTACAATAGGCCGCCATGAGGTTGTCTTGGTAAAATCGGGGATTGGGAAAGTCATGAGTACCATTGCAGTGACGCTTTTAGCGGAAGTGTTTAAGGTGGATGGCATTATTAATACAGGTTCTGCCGGAGGAGTCGGTCTTGGTTTGAACGTTGGTGATGTTGTGATTGCGGATAGACTTGCCTATCATGATGTTGATGTGACAGCATTTGGCTATGCATTTGGTCAAATGGCTGGACAAGACCTCTATTATCATAGCAGTAAGTATTTTGTATCAGAACTCAAAAAAGCGGATCCTAATGCAAAAACGGGATTAGTCACCTCATCAGATTCATTTATTTCATCAAAAGCACGCCAGTTGGAAATCAAGTCTCATTTTCCTGATGTACTTGCTGTAGAGATGGAAGGTGCTGCTATTGCGCAAGCCGCAACAGCGCTTGGCAAACCCTTTGTTGTTGTGCGCAGTATTTCTGATACAGCGGATGGACAAGCAGCAACAAACTTTGATGAGTTTATCATTCATGCCGGAGAAAAATCAGCGCGGACATTAATT
- the spx gene encoding transcriptional regulator Spx produces the protein MINLYLSPSCTSCRKARVWFNSYGVPFEEHNILTQPMTAEDLKSILAKTENGTEDIISTRSKVFQKLNVDVDELTMNQLISLISEHPSLLRRPIIVDEKRMQIGFNEDEIRAFLPRSYRQAELRDVMSSGA, from the coding sequence ATGATCAATTTATACTTATCACCGAGTTGCACGTCTTGCCGTAAAGCACGCGTGTGGTTTAACAGCTACGGTGTCCCATTTGAAGAACATAATATTTTAACACAACCGATGACAGCAGAAGACTTAAAGTCCATTTTGGCTAAAACAGAAAATGGGACAGAAGATATTATCTCGACCAGGAGTAAGGTGTTTCAAAAGTTAAATGTTGATGTTGACGAACTAACGATGAATCAACTTATTTCCTTAATTTCGGAACATCCAAGTTTACTACGTAGACCGATTATTGTTGATGAAAAAAGAATGCAAATCGGGTTTAATGAAGATGAAATTCGTGCCTTTTTACCACGCTCATATAGACAAGCAGAATTACGTGATGTCATGAGTTCGGGAGCTTGA
- a CDS encoding DNA-directed RNA polymerase subunit beta, whose translation MFKKTIKFLGLRISLILLVVILMALAIVLGLMLGYGGLGGKNPGDIFRPSIWHDFFSKLSSKS comes from the coding sequence ATGTTTAAAAAGACGATTAAATTTTTGGGACTACGCATTTCATTAATTTTACTGGTTGTCATTTTAATGGCGCTTGCTATTGTGTTAGGTCTTATGCTAGGGTATGGCGGTCTAGGTGGTAAAAATCCTGGCGATATTTTCAGACCAAGTATCTGGCATGATTTTTTTAGTAAATTAAGTAGCAAGTCATGA
- the murA gene encoding UDP-N-acetylglucosamine 1-carboxyvinyltransferase, with the protein MDKIIINGGQTKLEGQVEIEGAKNAVLPLLAATILPSEGETVLCNVPILSDVYTMNAVIKHLNIPLIFDEAKKSVRTQAATDVAIEAPYEYVSKMRASIVVLGPILARNGHARVSMPGGCTIGSRPIDLHIRGLQAMGAEITQNGGFIEAKATELHGAHFYMDFPSVGATQNIMMAATLAKGTMVLENAAREPEIVDLANLLNKMGADVKGAGTDTIIIKGVEKMHGTSHSVVQDRIEAGTFMVAAAITQGNVLILDAVREHNRPLLSKLSEMGVAIIQEEDGIRIIGPDTLKPVTVKTLPHPGFPTDMQAQMTAAQAIAKGESVMIETVFENRFQHLEEMRRMGLSVDISRNTANIQGSSHFSGAEVRSTDLRASAALILLGMVADGTTTVGNLKHLDRGYYKFHEKLASLGADIKRIHLEGQDDV; encoded by the coding sequence ATGGATAAAATAATAATCAATGGTGGGCAGACAAAACTTGAGGGTCAAGTTGAGATTGAAGGTGCTAAAAATGCAGTGTTACCGCTTTTAGCAGCAACAATATTACCATCTGAGGGGGAGACAGTACTTTGTAATGTCCCAATTCTTAGTGATGTCTATACGATGAATGCAGTGATTAAACATCTAAATATTCCATTAATTTTTGATGAGGCTAAAAAGAGTGTGCGCACACAAGCAGCGACAGACGTTGCTATTGAAGCACCTTATGAATATGTGAGTAAAATGCGGGCTTCTATTGTTGTGCTAGGGCCAATTCTTGCACGTAATGGGCATGCACGTGTCTCTATGCCTGGTGGCTGTACAATTGGCTCACGGCCAATTGATCTACACATCCGTGGCTTACAAGCGATGGGTGCAGAAATCACTCAGAATGGTGGTTTTATCGAGGCGAAAGCGACTGAACTTCATGGTGCCCATTTTTACATGGATTTTCCATCTGTTGGTGCGACGCAAAATATTATGATGGCTGCAACATTGGCTAAAGGTACCATGGTATTAGAAAATGCAGCTCGGGAACCAGAAATCGTTGACCTAGCTAACTTACTAAATAAAATGGGTGCTGATGTCAAGGGTGCTGGCACTGATACAATCATCATCAAGGGTGTAGAGAAGATGCATGGCACATCGCACAGTGTTGTCCAAGATAGAATCGAGGCAGGCACGTTTATGGTTGCAGCGGCGATCACCCAAGGGAATGTGCTGATTCTTGATGCAGTGCGTGAACATAACAGACCCTTATTATCGAAGCTTTCTGAAATGGGTGTTGCAATCATTCAAGAAGAAGATGGTATCAGAATTATCGGTCCTGACACGTTGAAACCTGTGACTGTTAAAACCTTACCTCACCCTGGTTTTCCAACAGACATGCAAGCACAAATGACAGCTGCTCAAGCAATTGCTAAAGGTGAGTCAGTCATGATTGAAACTGTTTTTGAAAATCGTTTTCAGCATCTTGAAGAGATGCGTCGTATGGGCTTGTCTGTTGATATTTCAAGAAATACAGCAAATATTCAAGGTAGTAGTCATTTTTCAGGTGCCGAAGTTCGCTCAACCGACCTTCGTGCTAGTGCCGCTTTGATTCTCTTAGGTATGGTTGCAGATGGGACAACAACTGTCGGGAATTTGAAGCATTTAGACCGTGGCTACTATAAATTCCATGAGAAATTGGCCAGCTTAGGGGCAGATATTAAACGCATTCATTTGGAAGGGCAAGACGATGTTTAA
- the glmU gene encoding bifunctional UDP-N-acetylglucosamine diphosphorylase/glucosamine-1-phosphate N-acetyltransferase GlmU, translated as MNQYAIILAAGKGTRMKSDLPKVLHQVTGKPMVNHVVSATRAINPEKTIVIVGHGATEVLGVLPEYIGYVKQEEQLGTGHAVKIAESLLKDLKGTTLVIAGDTPLIRPESLVDLFEYHQSENATATILTAIAEDPTGYGRIIREEGHVAKIVEQKDANDFEKSVQEINTGTYVFDNQALFDALSNITTDNAQGEYYLTDVIEILKRNDEKIGAFVLDDFEESIGVNDRIALSQAEKIMRHRINRQHMVNGVTLIDPETTYIDSDVEIGYDTIIEPNVVITGKTVIGRDVRITSGSRIEDATLAHHTEIRNSTVEYSVLKEGANVGPYAHLRPSTVLHEDVHVGNFVEVKASSLGVGTKAGHLTYIGNATVGDGVNFGAGTITVNYDGKNKFNTEIEDYAFIGSNSTLIAPLSIGKNAITTAGSVITTDVLQDDVAFGRARQTNKSGRAKNLPSYHED; from the coding sequence ATGAATCAATATGCAATTATTTTAGCAGCTGGTAAAGGGACACGTATGAAGTCTGATTTACCCAAAGTCTTACATCAGGTAACTGGTAAACCAATGGTCAACCATGTTGTTTCAGCTACTCGTGCCATTAATCCAGAAAAAACGATTGTCATTGTTGGACATGGTGCAACTGAAGTTCTAGGTGTGCTACCTGAGTATATCGGTTATGTTAAGCAAGAAGAACAACTAGGAACTGGTCATGCGGTTAAAATTGCTGAATCATTACTTAAAGATCTTAAGGGGACAACACTTGTCATCGCAGGAGACACACCCTTAATCAGACCAGAGAGCTTAGTTGACTTATTTGAGTATCATCAGTCGGAAAATGCGACAGCAACGATACTCACAGCAATTGCTGAAGATCCGACAGGCTATGGCCGTATTATTCGTGAAGAGGGTCATGTTGCTAAAATTGTCGAGCAAAAAGATGCCAATGATTTTGAAAAATCAGTTCAGGAAATTAATACGGGCACTTATGTTTTTGATAACCAAGCCTTATTTGATGCCTTATCCAATATCACAACAGATAATGCCCAAGGTGAGTATTACTTAACGGATGTCATTGAAATTTTGAAGCGCAATGATGAAAAAATCGGTGCTTTTGTCTTAGATGACTTTGAAGAGTCAATCGGTGTTAATGATAGAATTGCTTTATCACAAGCAGAAAAGATCATGCGTCACCGGATTAATCGTCAACACATGGTGAATGGTGTGACCTTGATTGATCCTGAAACAACCTATATTGATTCAGATGTTGAGATTGGTTATGATACGATCATCGAACCAAATGTTGTGATTACAGGTAAAACTGTGATTGGCCGAGACGTCCGAATCACATCAGGCAGTCGTATTGAGGATGCAACACTTGCACATCATACAGAAATTCGCAACTCAACCGTTGAATACTCAGTGCTGAAAGAAGGGGCAAATGTTGGCCCTTATGCCCATCTGAGACCAAGTACTGTCCTTCATGAAGATGTCCATGTTGGTAATTTCGTAGAAGTAAAAGCTTCATCGTTAGGCGTGGGGACAAAAGCAGGGCACTTAACCTATATCGGCAATGCAACTGTGGGAGACGGTGTTAATTTTGGTGCTGGCACGATTACAGTCAATTATGATGGTAAGAATAAATTTAATACTGAGATTGAAGATTATGCCTTCATCGGTAGTAACTCGACTTTAATTGCACCACTATCAATCGGTAAAAATGCGATCACGACAGCAGGTTCTGTGATTACGACGGATGTCTTGCAAGATGATGTCGCATTTGGTCGAGCGCGTCAGACAAATAAGAGTGGTCGTGCTAAAAACTTGCCCAGTTACCATGAAGACTGA
- the proC gene encoding pyrroline-5-carboxylate reductase has protein sequence MIAIGFIGAGKMASAIINGLDKDKFNIQISGRTLDTTQKTAHTLGIKAAASHTELIESSDIVVLAVKPHIIPSILAAYQINKPLVSIAAGMTLSDLEALTTSKQPLIRVMPNINATIQKSTTGITRNTNVSDSTFATVTAIFESIGSVHELAEKDFGTFTALAGSSPAYIYMFIDAMSRAGVLHGMPKDVSTKIVAETVLASAEMLLSSDLNPWTLVDNVSSPGGTTVAGVVSLEQNNFVATVIDAITATVDKNKAMSN, from the coding sequence ATGATTGCTATCGGTTTCATTGGCGCAGGAAAAATGGCATCAGCCATCATCAACGGGTTAGACAAAGATAAATTCAACATCCAAATATCCGGACGTACCCTTGATACAACACAAAAAACTGCTCACACGTTAGGCATCAAAGCAGCAGCTAGCCACACTGAGCTGATTGAAAGCTCAGATATTGTTGTACTTGCTGTTAAACCACATATCATTCCATCTATATTAGCTGCATATCAGATAAATAAACCGCTTGTGTCTATTGCAGCAGGTATGACCCTGTCTGATTTGGAGGCATTGACCACTAGCAAACAACCGTTGATCAGAGTCATGCCAAACATTAACGCGACGATTCAGAAATCAACGACAGGCATCACAAGAAATACCAACGTTTCGGATAGCACTTTTGCTACTGTCACCGCTATTTTTGAAAGTATCGGTAGCGTACATGAACTTGCTGAGAAAGATTTCGGCACCTTCACTGCCCTAGCCGGTAGCTCTCCTGCCTATATCTATATGTTTATAGATGCCATGAGTCGTGCAGGTGTCCTACATGGTATGCCAAAAGATGTGAGCACTAAAATCGTAGCTGAAACAGTCCTTGCAAGTGCTGAAATGTTACTCTCTTCTGATCTCAACCCTTGGACCTTGGTTGATAATGTCTCAAGCCCAGGTGGGACAACCGTCGCTGGTGTCGTAAGTTTGGAACAAAATAACTTTGTCGCAACTGTGATTGATGCCATCACAGCAACAGTTGATAAGAACAAAGCCATGTCTAACTAA
- a CDS encoding 3-oxoacyl-ACP reductase, which yields MKNTLHAARHILVTGCSSGIGLAQADLFLKHGDTVYGIDKQDPIDLTHPNFHFFKVDLVTDLTTVFSRLPNTFDIICNTAGILDDYKPLLEISDDAFNTIWQTNIGPVIKLTRQFLPQMIAQKSGIIINMCSIASFVAGGGGAAYTTAKHALAGFTRQLALDYARSGVQIFGIAPGAIQTAMTKNDFELDDGKMADWVANETPVGRWAAPSEVADLTFFLASGKASYMHGEILKIDGGWTLK from the coding sequence ATGAAAAATACACTTCATGCAGCCCGTCACATTCTTGTTACGGGCTGTTCCTCAGGAATTGGCCTTGCACAAGCTGATCTTTTTTTAAAGCATGGTGATACTGTATACGGGATTGACAAGCAAGATCCGATTGATCTCACTCACCCTAATTTTCATTTTTTCAAAGTTGATTTAGTCACTGACCTGACCACTGTCTTCTCCAGACTGCCGAATACCTTTGATATTATTTGCAATACCGCAGGTATTTTAGATGATTACAAGCCTTTACTTGAGATATCCGATGACGCGTTCAACACGATTTGGCAGACAAATATAGGTCCTGTTATTAAACTGACACGGCAGTTTCTACCACAGATGATCGCGCAAAAGTCTGGTATCATCATCAATATGTGTTCCATCGCTAGCTTCGTTGCTGGTGGCGGTGGTGCTGCCTATACGACTGCCAAACACGCATTAGCCGGTTTCACCAGACAATTAGCCCTAGACTATGCTAGATCTGGCGTTCAAATTTTTGGCATCGCACCTGGTGCTATCCAGACCGCAATGACCAAAAATGATTTTGAATTAGATGACGGCAAAATGGCTGATTGGGTAGCCAACGAAACCCCTGTTGGTCGATGGGCAGCCCCATCAGAAGTTGCTGATTTGACCTTTTTCTTGGCATCTGGAAAAGCCAGTTATATGCACGGTGAAATTTTAAAAATCGACGGTGGTTGGACACTCAAATAA
- a CDS encoding inositol monophosphatase family protein, with protein MTDNRLNIKLEFAKEVVKDSGAYIKAHMSDTLEISEKTHFDDLVTNLDGEVQDAIISKIQELFPHDHILAEENNIRHDINDGNVWVIDPIDGTTNFIVQKDNFAVMLAYYESGVGKLGLILDVMKDTLYWGDGDTTYKNDAQIRLSVAPLSQSLIGVSAYMYRTNAGGLLDLSHQSLGVRAIGSAGIEYTNILDGKIWGYFSNLSPWDYAAGAILIAPFGYVTVQLDGSPMSFDGRQMMMSIPKQQLEILSRPIKN; from the coding sequence GTGACCGACAATCGATTAAATATCAAGCTTGAGTTTGCAAAAGAAGTCGTCAAGGATTCGGGTGCTTACATCAAAGCACACATGTCTGATACCTTAGAGATTTCAGAAAAAACACACTTTGATGATTTAGTAACGAATCTTGACGGTGAAGTACAAGACGCCATCATCTCTAAGATTCAGGAGTTGTTTCCCCATGATCATATTTTGGCCGAAGAAAATAATATCAGGCATGATATAAATGACGGCAACGTTTGGGTGATAGATCCGATTGATGGGACAACAAATTTTATCGTGCAAAAAGATAATTTTGCTGTCATGTTGGCCTATTATGAGTCTGGAGTAGGTAAACTAGGGCTTATTTTGGATGTCATGAAGGACACACTCTATTGGGGAGATGGCGACACAACTTATAAAAATGATGCGCAAATCAGATTATCAGTAGCACCATTATCTCAAAGTTTGATAGGTGTCAGTGCCTATATGTATCGGACAAATGCAGGTGGTTTGTTAGACTTGAGCCATCAATCATTAGGTGTTCGTGCGATTGGGAGTGCCGGTATAGAATATACCAATATTCTCGATGGTAAAATATGGGGTTATTTCAGTAATTTATCCCCTTGGGACTATGCGGCGGGTGCCATACTGATTGCCCCATTTGGCTATGTGACAGTCCAACTTGATGGGAGCCCAATGTCTTTTGACGGCCGACAGATGATGATGTCGATCCCAAAGCAACAATTAGAGATCTTAAGTCGCCCTATCAAAAACTAA
- the macP gene encoding cell wall synthase accessory phosphoprotein MacP, which translates to MPRPLLTDDIIKEAKRNKKRLEQELLQAKQDDTQLIKKFASEKTKLEKNQIYKSRRIESQKREERGKKITRSIIILAILLIVVMIIVFKF; encoded by the coding sequence ATGCCTAGACCATTACTGACAGATGATATCATCAAAGAAGCCAAACGAAACAAAAAGCGACTTGAGCAAGAATTGCTTCAGGCTAAACAAGATGATACGCAGTTAATAAAAAAGTTTGCATCTGAAAAAACAAAGCTGGAAAAGAACCAGATTTATAAGAGCCGCCGAATAGAATCTCAGAAACGAGAAGAACGGGGTAAGAAAATTACGCGTTCCATCATCATTTTAGCGATTTTATTGATTGTTGTGATGATTATCGTCTTTAAGTTCTAA
- the folP gene encoding dihydropteroate synthase produces MLPHRIIFASNNSAKTADVAKFFHLYGVSLINYRELIAEQTFPEETLDDQIGNAKHKALFIHDLLPDEYVLGDDSGMFLSAFPERFGLTTAREFKALSLQSVEAENQYVLDLYQAGDDRSAYLSAVFVLITPKKSLLITEGRGGVAIASRASGSFGAGLDTIFLTESGKTIADLTVVQQLTYQHRGRATKQLLALLQDDVISWQANGHQIQQETGIIYGILNVSPESFYNGEHVGGLAESLLQASQQLAEGVDIIEVGGQSTRPGFSELTVADEINRIVPVIQGIKAAYPYAVVAVDTYKYDVMVAAIEAGADIINDINGFTDDARKLELLSQTEVGLLSMFNPRDQALSADISRDMMSWFSKNLTAIEQAGIARQRIALDPGIGYSKNSDVRQDLAMMNTVGNLKVFGRPIMTAVSNKGWAKYMFDLPKDERASLSLVAATEMYRRGAKLLRVHDVKSARQLASFVALLENAH; encoded by the coding sequence ATGTTACCGCATCGGATTATTTTTGCGTCGAATAACTCGGCTAAGACAGCGGATGTTGCTAAATTCTTTCACCTGTATGGCGTCTCTCTTATTAACTATCGTGAGTTAATCGCAGAGCAAACATTTCCTGAGGAAACCTTGGATGATCAAATAGGTAACGCCAAACATAAAGCCTTGTTTATTCACGATTTATTACCAGATGAATATGTGTTAGGTGATGATTCTGGCATGTTCTTATCCGCTTTTCCAGAACGCTTTGGTCTAACAACTGCTCGTGAGTTTAAGGCTTTAAGCTTGCAATCGGTTGAGGCAGAAAATCAGTACGTACTAGACTTATATCAAGCAGGGGATGACCGTAGCGCCTATCTTTCAGCGGTTTTTGTCCTTATCACACCGAAAAAGAGTCTGCTGATCACTGAGGGACGAGGTGGTGTCGCGATTGCTTCGAGAGCCAGTGGTAGCTTTGGTGCTGGTTTAGATACAATTTTTCTGACCGAGTCTGGAAAAACAATCGCTGATCTGACAGTTGTGCAACAATTGACTTATCAGCACCGAGGTCGGGCAACAAAACAGCTACTTGCCCTATTACAAGATGATGTGATAAGTTGGCAAGCCAATGGGCATCAAATTCAGCAAGAAACTGGTATCATCTATGGTATATTAAACGTTAGTCCAGAGTCATTTTATAATGGAGAACATGTCGGTGGTCTAGCAGAATCTTTGCTGCAAGCTTCGCAACAGTTAGCAGAGGGCGTGGATATCATCGAGGTTGGTGGTCAATCAACGAGGCCAGGATTTTCAGAGTTGACAGTTGCAGATGAAATCAATCGAATTGTCCCTGTTATCCAAGGGATAAAAGCAGCATACCCCTATGCAGTTGTTGCTGTTGATACGTATAAGTATGACGTCATGGTCGCAGCGATTGAAGCTGGTGCAGACATTATAAATGATATTAATGGCTTTACTGATGACGCTCGAAAACTCGAGTTGCTAAGTCAAACTGAAGTTGGTTTGCTAAGCATGTTTAATCCGCGTGATCAAGCACTATCCGCAGATATTTCTAGGGATATGATGAGTTGGTTTTCTAAAAATCTAACTGCTATCGAACAGGCTGGTATTGCACGGCAACGGATAGCCCTTGATCCAGGAATTGGCTATTCTAAAAACTCGGATGTCAGGCAAGATTTGGCAATGATGAATACAGTAGGTAATTTAAAAGTATTTGGCAGGCCCATTATGACTGCTGTTTCAAATAAAGGCTGGGCCAAATACATGTTTGACCTACCTAAAGACGAACGTGCTAGCTTGTCACTTGTGGCAGCAACAGAAATGTACCGGCGAGGGGCTAAGCTTCTTCGAGTTCATGATGTCAAATCAGCGCGTCAACTCGCAAGTTTTGTTGCACTATTAGAAAACGCACACTGA
- a CDS encoding NUDIX hydrolase produces the protein MNFEDFEEKTVTREDIFKGQVIDVKYDTVTLPGKTETAKRELVFHNGGVAVLAITDEQKLILVRQFRKALEKVIYEIPAGKLEQGENSDPQAAMVRELEEETGMAAATIVKISEFYTAPGFCNEVLHLYKAQNLTKVDNPRPQDADETIELHEVTLAEAKAMIKSGEIADAKTIIAIQYWELDTHA, from the coding sequence ATGAATTTTGAAGACTTTGAAGAAAAAACAGTAACTCGAGAAGATATCTTTAAAGGACAGGTGATCGATGTCAAATATGATACAGTTACACTTCCAGGGAAAACAGAAACTGCAAAACGCGAACTTGTCTTTCACAATGGTGGTGTTGCTGTACTTGCCATTACTGACGAACAGAAGTTGATTCTTGTTAGACAATTTCGAAAGGCACTTGAAAAAGTGATCTACGAAATACCAGCGGGCAAGCTTGAACAGGGTGAAAATAGTGACCCACAAGCTGCGATGGTCCGTGAACTTGAAGAAGAGACTGGTATGGCGGCAGCAACGATCGTTAAAATCAGTGAGTTTTACACGGCACCAGGATTTTGTAACGAAGTATTACACCTGTATAAAGCACAAAATCTGACTAAGGTTGACAATCCGCGCCCACAAGATGCTGATGAAACGATTGAACTGCACGAGGTGACACTTGCTGAGGCAAAAGCCATGATAAAATCTGGTGAGATTGCGGATGCCAAAACCATCATTGCCATTCAATATTGGGAGCTTGACACACATGCCTAG